From the Perognathus longimembris pacificus isolate PPM17 chromosome 9, ASM2315922v1, whole genome shotgun sequence genome, one window contains:
- the LOC125357557 gene encoding heterogeneous nuclear ribonucleoprotein D-like, translating to MTATKAFNKSGKRCSIGAELYVNLFRRHFKSSSIQRSATATRTTRQHPSTDHPATMEDMNEYSNIEEFAEGSKISANKNQQDDGKMFIRGLSWDTSKKDLTEYLSRFGEVVDCTIKTDPVTGRSRGFGFVLFKDAASVDKVLELKEHKLDGKLIDPKRAKALKGKEPPKKVFVGGLSPDTSEEQIKEYFGAFGEIENIELPMDTKTNERRGFCFITYTDEEPVKKLLESRYHQIGSGKCEIKVAQPKEVYRQQQQQQKGGRGAAAGGRGGTRGRGRGQQSTYGKASRGGGNHQNNYQPY from the exons ATGACAGCTACAAAAGCTTTCAACAAGTCTGGTAAGAGGTGTTCAATTGGTGCAG AATTATATGTGAATCTCTTCCGCCGCCATTTTAAATCTAGCTCCATACAACGCTCCGCCACCGCCACCCGGACTACGCGCCAGCACCCTTCGACCGACCATCCCGCCACCATGGAGGACATGAACGAGTATAGCAACATAGAGGAATTCGCAGAGGGATCCAAAATCAGCGCGAACAAGAATCAGCAGGATGACGGTAAAATGTTTATTAGAGGCTTGAGCTGGGATACGAGCAAGAAAGATCTGACAGAGTATTTGTCTCGATTTGGGGAAGTTGTAGACTGCACAATTAAAACAGATCCAGTCACTGGAAGATCAAGAGGATTTGGATTTGTACTTTTCAAAGATGCTGCTAGTGTTGATAAGGTTTTGGAACTGAAAGAACACAAACTGGATGGCAAATTGATAGATCCTAAAAGGGCCAAAGCTTTAAAAGGCAAAGAACCCCCTAAAAAGGTTTTTGTAGGTGGACTGAGCCCAGATACTTCTGAAGAacaaattaaagaatattttggaGCTTTTGGAGAGATCGAAAATATTGAACTTCCCATGgatacaaaaacaaatgagagaagagggttttgttttatcACATATACAGATGAGGAGCCAGTAAAGAAGTTGTTAGAAAGCAGATACCATCAAATTGGTTCTGGGAAGTGTGAGATCAAAGTTGCACAACCCAAGGAGGTGTATaggcagcaacagcaacaacagaaaggaggaagaggtgcCGCAGCTGGAGGAAGAGGTGGTACTAGGGGTCGTGGCCGAGGTCAACAGAGCACTTATGGCAAGGCATCCCGAGGAGGTGGCAATCACCAAAATAATTACCAGCCATACTAA